Proteins encoded in a region of the Streptomyces sp. NBC_01298 genome:
- a CDS encoding MFS transporter, with protein MPATSAPSTPAPAPSLTASAASSSAASAAPAAPRGLRSRWTALGVLSTGVLMTVLDGSIVTVAMPAIQKDLGFSPAGLSWVVNAYLIAFGSLLLLAGRLGDLIGRKRMFLAGTGIFTGASLLAGFAGSPEVLIAARFLQGLGSAVAAAVSLGILITLFTEPRERAKAIAVFSFTGAAGASLGQVLGGVLTDALDWHWIFFINLPIGLAALALASPALPADRGLGLRAGADVIGALLVTAGLMLGIFTVVEVERYGWLSVHTLGLGTLSIALLAGFTARQARTRTPLVPLRIFRSRTVVGANLVQMLMVAALFSFQVLVALYLQNVLGYGAAETGLAMLPAAVVIGGVSLFASAPLNARFGERAVLLAGLGLLVAALGLLTRLPVHADYVTDLLPVMLLAAGFGLALPALTALGMSGADEQDAGLASGLFNTTQQIGMALGVAVLSTLAAARTDSLLGTGADRAAALTSGYHLAFGIGAGLMLTALVVAATLLRTGPRR; from the coding sequence ATGCCTGCCACCTCCGCTCCCTCCACTCCCGCTCCCGCCCCCTCCCTCACCGCCTCGGCCGCCTCCTCCTCCGCCGCCTCCGCCGCCCCGGCCGCACCGCGCGGGCTGCGCTCCCGCTGGACCGCCCTCGGGGTGCTGTCCACCGGCGTCCTGATGACCGTCCTCGACGGCAGCATCGTCACCGTCGCGATGCCGGCCATCCAGAAGGACCTGGGCTTCAGCCCCGCGGGACTGAGCTGGGTCGTCAACGCCTACCTGATCGCCTTCGGCAGCCTGCTGCTCCTCGCCGGCCGGCTCGGCGACCTCATCGGCCGCAAGCGGATGTTCCTGGCCGGCACCGGCATCTTCACCGGAGCCTCCCTGCTCGCCGGATTCGCCGGCTCGCCCGAGGTACTGATCGCCGCCCGGTTCCTGCAGGGCCTCGGCAGCGCCGTGGCCGCGGCCGTCAGCCTGGGCATCCTGATCACGCTGTTCACCGAACCGCGCGAGCGGGCCAAGGCCATCGCAGTCTTCTCCTTCACCGGAGCGGCCGGAGCCTCCCTCGGTCAGGTGCTCGGCGGGGTCCTGACCGACGCCCTCGACTGGCACTGGATCTTCTTCATCAACCTGCCCATCGGACTCGCCGCCCTCGCGCTGGCCTCGCCCGCGCTCCCCGCCGATCGGGGACTGGGCCTGCGGGCCGGGGCGGACGTCATCGGCGCCCTGCTGGTCACCGCCGGCCTGATGCTCGGCATCTTCACCGTCGTCGAGGTGGAGCGCTACGGCTGGCTCTCGGTGCACACCCTCGGCCTCGGCACGCTCTCGATCGCCCTGCTCGCCGGCTTCACCGCACGCCAGGCCAGGACCCGCACCCCGCTGGTACCGCTGCGCATCTTCCGTTCGCGAACCGTGGTCGGCGCGAACCTGGTCCAGATGCTGATGGTGGCCGCGCTGTTCTCCTTCCAGGTCCTCGTCGCCCTGTACCTGCAGAACGTGCTCGGCTACGGAGCCGCCGAGACCGGCCTGGCGATGCTCCCGGCGGCCGTGGTCATCGGCGGGGTCTCCCTCTTCGCCTCGGCCCCCCTGAACGCCCGCTTCGGCGAGCGGGCCGTCCTGCTCGCCGGACTCGGACTGCTCGTCGCCGCCCTGGGCCTGCTGACCCGGCTCCCGGTCCACGCCGACTACGTCACCGACCTGCTCCCCGTGATGCTGCTGGCCGCCGGCTTCGGTCTGGCCCTGCCCGCCCTCACCGCACTCGGGATGTCCGGAGCCGACGAGCAGGACGCGGGGCTCGCCTCGGGCCTGTTCAACACCACCCAGCAGATCGGCATGGCCCTCGGCGTCGCCGTCCTCTCCACCCTCGCGGCCGCCCGCACCGACTCCCTGCTCGGCACCGGCGCCGACCGCGCCGCGGCCCTGACCTCCGGCTACCACCTGGCCTTCGGTATCGGAGCCGGGCTGATGCTCACCGCGCTCGTGGTGGCGGCGACCCTGCTGCGGACCGGCCCGCGCCGGTGA
- a CDS encoding 2OG-Fe dioxygenase family protein produces MTTAASTTHPVALDATAALAGPGGHLMPSRALSDLVDADASDWARFATHWDELTLDTHMADGGTYRFRRYGQFELDADSGELSLLPHEPYRQEMDVNPLNGGVERVFDPLTGAFVGDQLLRSVLVELGRIFTAVDGTKTWNIKLHPYRIIASADQEGQPAPEGRHRDGVTFITSLMIGRTNVTGGESGVYTDAGEHLLTTTLTEPGDLLLGDDRRTLHSVTGLQPVDPLSASHRDVLVIAYTAR; encoded by the coding sequence ATGACCACCGCCGCTTCCACCACGCACCCCGTCGCGCTCGACGCCACCGCCGCCCTCGCCGGCCCCGGCGGGCACCTGATGCCCTCCCGCGCCCTCTCGGACCTGGTCGACGCCGACGCCTCCGACTGGGCCCGCTTCGCCACCCACTGGGACGAGCTGACGCTCGACACGCACATGGCCGACGGGGGCACCTACCGCTTCCGCCGCTACGGCCAGTTCGAGCTCGACGCGGACTCCGGCGAGCTCAGCCTGCTCCCCCACGAGCCCTACCGGCAGGAAATGGACGTCAACCCGCTCAACGGCGGAGTGGAGCGCGTCTTCGACCCGCTGACCGGGGCCTTCGTGGGCGACCAGCTCCTGCGGTCGGTCCTGGTCGAACTGGGCCGGATCTTCACGGCGGTCGACGGTACGAAGACCTGGAACATCAAGCTCCACCCGTACCGGATCATCGCCTCCGCCGACCAGGAGGGGCAGCCGGCCCCCGAGGGCCGCCACCGTGACGGCGTCACCTTCATCACCTCGCTGATGATCGGCCGCACCAACGTCACCGGCGGCGAGAGCGGCGTCTACACCGACGCCGGCGAGCACCTGCTCACCACCACCCTGACCGAGCCCGGCGACCTCCTGCTGGGCGACGACCGCCGGACCCTGCACTCGGTGACCGGGCTGCAGCCCGTCGACCCGCTGTCCGCGTCCCACCGCGACGTCCTGGTGATCGCCTACACCGCCCGCTGA
- a CDS encoding isocitrate lyase/PEP mutase family protein has translation MTVEAKTTEKALRLRELGASLIVLPNAWDAGSAAVIESAGAQAIATTSGGVAWSIGRGDGQHATKAEMLAAAARIVAAVDVPVTVDIEGGYEDVEATVREVVAAGAVGINLEDSKSSDGRLRTAAEQAERIRAARAAATAAGLPELVINARTDVFLFGIGEESGRLADVLARVEAYAAAGADGIFVPGLLDLEVLGEIARGPLPVNAMAGPGGPSVAELAKAGVRRVSVGTGVAQAAYTAARAAAVEVLEQGTYGALDGAVDYGTLNGLFVK, from the coding sequence ATGACCGTAGAAGCGAAGACCACCGAGAAGGCGCTGCGGCTGCGGGAGCTGGGTGCGTCGCTGATCGTTCTCCCCAACGCCTGGGACGCGGGCAGCGCGGCAGTGATCGAATCGGCCGGGGCGCAGGCCATCGCCACCACCAGCGGGGGCGTGGCCTGGTCGATCGGGCGCGGGGACGGGCAGCACGCGACGAAGGCGGAGATGCTGGCGGCGGCCGCCCGGATCGTGGCCGCCGTGGACGTCCCGGTCACGGTGGACATCGAGGGCGGCTACGAGGACGTCGAGGCCACCGTGCGCGAGGTGGTGGCGGCGGGAGCCGTCGGGATCAATCTGGAGGACTCCAAGTCGTCCGACGGTAGGCTCCGCACCGCCGCGGAGCAGGCCGAACGGATCCGCGCCGCCCGTGCGGCGGCCACCGCGGCCGGGCTGCCGGAGCTGGTGATCAATGCCCGCACCGACGTCTTCCTGTTCGGGATCGGCGAGGAGTCGGGCCGCCTCGCCGACGTACTGGCGCGGGTGGAGGCGTACGCCGCCGCCGGGGCCGACGGGATCTTCGTGCCGGGGCTGCTGGACCTGGAGGTCCTGGGCGAGATCGCGCGGGGCCCGCTGCCGGTCAACGCCATGGCCGGTCCGGGTGGTCCTTCCGTCGCCGAGCTGGCGAAGGCCGGAGTGCGCCGGGTCAGTGTCGGCACCGGCGTGGCGCAGGCGGCGTATACGGCGGCCCGCGCCGCGGCGGTGGAGGTACTGGAGCAGGGGACCTACGGGGCGCTGGACGGGGCGGTCGACTACGGCACGCTGAACGGCCTCTTCGTGAAGTAG
- a CDS encoding DUF5324 family protein, with amino-acid sequence MTRKESVRLAASSARDTARHAAEVVAPYAESAKHAAVHYAHEANERLAPKVSYAAGEAAKQARQTYDCHVQPRIKSARSHVPPNVDRAASHAVKQTRLAARSAVDYTQPRLESALAAAQPVAEEAASRSTAALAALRGQVSAKEVHKLVRKHERRARCGRWFKGAAVAGVLAGGAYAAWRWWDQQSNPDWLVEPPAATELSAREEAPASFDEELAAKKAEGEGSDFVSGLEAEAEAAQERIDAEDAKRKHR; translated from the coding sequence CCAGGGATACGGCGCGGCACGCAGCGGAAGTGGTGGCGCCGTACGCGGAATCCGCCAAGCACGCTGCGGTGCATTACGCCCACGAAGCAAATGAACGGCTGGCGCCGAAGGTGTCGTACGCGGCCGGCGAGGCTGCCAAGCAAGCCCGCCAGACGTACGACTGCCACGTACAGCCCCGGATCAAGTCGGCGCGCTCCCACGTGCCGCCGAACGTCGACCGGGCGGCGTCCCATGCCGTGAAGCAGACCCGCCTGGCGGCCCGCTCCGCCGTGGACTACACGCAGCCGCGGCTGGAGAGCGCCCTCGCGGCGGCCCAGCCGGTGGCCGAAGAGGCCGCGTCCCGGTCGACGGCGGCGCTGGCGGCCCTGCGCGGCCAGGTGTCGGCCAAGGAAGTCCACAAGCTCGTGCGCAAGCACGAGCGGCGGGCGCGCTGCGGCCGGTGGTTCAAGGGCGCGGCCGTGGCCGGCGTCCTGGCCGGCGGGGCCTACGCCGCGTGGCGGTGGTGGGACCAGCAGTCGAACCCGGACTGGCTCGTCGAGCCGCCGGCCGCCACCGAGCTCTCGGCTCGGGAGGAGGCCCCGGCCTCCTTCGACGAGGAGCTGGCGGCGAAGAAGGCCGAGGGCGAGGGGTCTGATTTCGTGTCCGGCCTGGAAGCGGAGGCCGAGGCCGCGCAGGAGCGGATCGACGCGGAGGACGCGAAGCGCAAGCACCGCTGA
- a CDS encoding argininosuccinate synthase-related protein, with product MQSPLIRSFSQLDTLDPNRPVVTLFSGGLDSSYLLLRLRRMGVRDVHAVSVDIGEDESSQYKRQVAEALGATIHILDRREEFAGQYVAPAIAAQAVYLGIHPVSSTLSRPLIARSAVELARTLGAQTVLHTANRSQNTLRRLNGALTLLGWEGSFGSPYDLDPVTREEKLVELRSAGIDLLAGRIVSGDSNLWCREFESGILDDPERHAVPDDMYTWSRPTALPGDSETLTVSIERGLPVAIDGAPMQLTDLIDQLNHRVGAYGLGRYSGLEHLDHGEKVLEIREMPGAYLLLSSYRHVESACLDAELIREKRHLEQVWVREALEGRWFGDLRLTVQAFMDTCAARTSGSVTWRLRTGGADTRAITAAKPLYLRDREAWEERAIEAESAPFARAGSLLTPA from the coding sequence ATGCAGTCCCCGCTCATACGTTCCTTCTCGCAGCTCGACACCCTGGACCCGAACCGTCCCGTCGTCACCCTGTTCAGCGGTGGCCTCGACAGCTCGTACCTGCTGCTGCGGCTGCGCCGCATGGGCGTCCGCGACGTGCACGCCGTCAGTGTCGACATCGGCGAGGACGAGTCGAGCCAGTACAAGCGCCAGGTGGCGGAGGCGCTCGGCGCGACCATCCACATCCTCGACCGGCGCGAGGAGTTCGCCGGCCAGTACGTCGCCCCCGCGATCGCCGCCCAGGCCGTCTACCTCGGCATCCACCCGGTCAGCTCCACCCTCAGCCGTCCGCTCATCGCCCGCAGCGCGGTCGAACTGGCCCGCACCCTCGGCGCCCAGACGGTCCTGCACACCGCGAACCGCTCGCAGAACACCCTGCGCCGGCTCAACGGCGCGCTGACCCTGCTCGGCTGGGAAGGCAGCTTCGGCAGCCCGTACGACCTCGACCCGGTCACCCGGGAGGAGAAGCTCGTCGAGCTGCGGTCCGCGGGGATCGACCTGCTCGCCGGCCGGATCGTCAGCGGGGACTCCAACCTGTGGTGCCGCGAGTTCGAGTCCGGGATCCTCGACGACCCGGAGCGCCACGCGGTCCCGGACGACATGTACACCTGGAGCCGCCCCACCGCTCTGCCCGGTGACTCCGAGACCCTGACGGTCTCCATCGAGCGCGGGCTCCCGGTCGCCATCGACGGTGCCCCGATGCAGCTCACCGACCTGATCGACCAGCTCAACCACCGGGTCGGCGCGTACGGCCTCGGCCGCTACTCCGGCCTGGAGCACCTCGACCACGGCGAGAAGGTGCTGGAGATCCGCGAGATGCCCGGCGCCTACCTGCTGCTCAGCAGCTACCGGCACGTCGAGAGCGCCTGCCTGGACGCCGAACTCATCCGGGAGAAGCGCCATCTGGAGCAGGTCTGGGTGCGCGAGGCGCTGGAAGGCCGCTGGTTCGGCGACCTGCGCCTCACCGTCCAGGCGTTCATGGACACCTGCGCCGCCCGCACCAGCGGCTCGGTGACCTGGCGGCTTCGGACCGGCGGGGCGGACACGCGCGCCATCACCGCCGCCAAGCCGCTGTACCTGCGGGACCGCGAAGCCTGGGAGGAGCGGGCGATCGAGGCCGAGTCCGCGCCGTTCGCCCGCGCCGGCTCCCTGCTCACGCCCGCCTGA
- a CDS encoding MarR family winged helix-turn-helix transcriptional regulator, which translates to MTAMAPAAENEPDLSFLLDHTSHVLRTRMAAALDQVGLTARMHCVLVHALGEERTQIQLAEIGGMDKTTMVVTVDALEKAGLAERRPSRTDRRARVITVTEKGAALAKESSRIVDQVHADALGSLTDADREAVVRVLSLLVKGDLETPSESPRPARRARQ; encoded by the coding sequence ATGACAGCCATGGCGCCCGCAGCAGAGAACGAGCCGGACCTCTCCTTCCTCCTGGACCACACCAGTCACGTCCTGCGCACCCGGATGGCGGCGGCGCTCGACCAGGTCGGGCTCACGGCACGGATGCACTGCGTGCTCGTGCACGCGCTGGGGGAGGAGCGGACGCAGATCCAGCTCGCCGAGATCGGGGGCATGGACAAGACGACGATGGTCGTCACCGTCGACGCCCTGGAGAAGGCCGGACTGGCCGAGCGGCGCCCATCCCGCACGGACCGCCGGGCCCGCGTCATCACGGTCACGGAGAAGGGCGCGGCCCTGGCGAAGGAGAGCAGCCGCATCGTCGACCAGGTGCACGCCGATGCGCTCGGCTCCCTCACGGACGCCGACCGCGAGGCCGTGGTTCGGGTGCTGAGCCTGCTGGTCAAGGGCGATCTGGAGACCCCGTCGGAGAGCCCGAGGCCGGCCCGCCGGGCGCGCCAGTAG
- a CDS encoding LysM peptidoglycan-binding domain-containing protein, giving the protein MGLFDFMRSDKKKEQAEKAAEKAAEQVQQQAAAAPAPPSAMPADTGIKYTDSAAATKAAAERMAAAAPPKIAPMPPKAAPAPPAAKPAPHTPTPASAAHKAVPAAPMPKPAPKAQRTYTVRPGDSLSAIARRELGNEGRWRELYAMNKGVIGSNPDMIHPGMKLNLPG; this is encoded by the coding sequence ATGGGACTGTTCGACTTCATGAGGTCCGACAAGAAGAAGGAACAAGCCGAGAAGGCCGCAGAAAAGGCGGCTGAGCAGGTGCAGCAGCAGGCCGCGGCCGCCCCGGCGCCGCCGTCCGCGATGCCCGCCGACACCGGGATCAAGTACACCGACTCGGCAGCGGCGACCAAGGCGGCCGCCGAGCGCATGGCGGCGGCGGCGCCGCCGAAGATCGCCCCGATGCCCCCCAAGGCCGCACCGGCGCCGCCCGCGGCGAAGCCCGCCCCGCACACGCCCACCCCGGCGTCAGCCGCGCACAAGGCGGTGCCCGCGGCCCCGATGCCGAAGCCCGCGCCCAAGGCGCAGCGGACGTACACCGTCCGCCCGGGCGACTCGCTCTCCGCGATCGCCCGCCGCGAACTCGGCAACGAGGGCCGCTGGCGCGAGCTCTACGCCATGAACAAGGGCGTCATCGGCTCGAACCCCGACATGATCCACCCCGGAATGAAGCTCAACCTCCCCGGCTAG